The following are encoded together in the Deinococcus roseus genome:
- the hppD gene encoding 4-hydroxyphenylpyruvate dioxygenase, translating to MTQLASRPMNEEADFLKLKNVDHVHFWVGNAKQAMFYYWKGYGFKPVAYSGLETGNRECASYVLESGKIRLVVSAPYGPTSEIAAHQHLHGDGVKTIALGVDDVDQAYRATTERGAKSAWAPRTEKDEHGEYRTAAIYTYGETLHVFVDRKDYHGAFAPGYKALPEMPVEPTGLAAVDHIVGNVQLGKMEHWVKYYHQVMGFRQLMHFDDDDISTEYSALMSKVMSDGRIKFPINEPADGKRKSQIEEYLDYYMTPGVQHLALITRDILGTVRKLRDNGIEFLRVPDAYYDALPERVGQIKEDMDTIRELGILVDRDDEGYLLQIFSRPVQDRPTVFFEIIQRHGSRGFGKGNFQALFEALEIEQDRRGNL from the coding sequence ATGACCCAGCTTGCCAGCCGCCCCATGAACGAGGAAGCCGATTTTTTAAAACTGAAAAATGTTGACCACGTGCACTTCTGGGTGGGCAACGCCAAACAGGCCATGTTCTATTACTGGAAAGGCTACGGCTTCAAACCTGTGGCTTACTCTGGTCTGGAAACCGGCAACCGGGAATGCGCCAGTTACGTGCTGGAAAGCGGAAAAATCCGTCTGGTGGTCAGCGCCCCTTACGGACCCACCAGTGAAATCGCAGCCCATCAGCACCTGCATGGAGATGGCGTGAAAACCATTGCTCTGGGCGTGGACGATGTGGACCAGGCCTACAGGGCCACCACCGAACGTGGAGCCAAATCCGCCTGGGCTCCCCGCACCGAAAAAGACGAACACGGTGAGTACCGCACCGCAGCCATCTACACCTATGGTGAAACCCTGCACGTCTTCGTGGACCGCAAGGATTACCACGGGGCCTTTGCTCCTGGCTACAAAGCCCTTCCAGAGATGCCTGTAGAACCCACCGGCCTGGCTGCCGTGGATCACATTGTGGGCAACGTGCAACTGGGCAAGATGGAGCACTGGGTCAAGTACTACCACCAGGTGATGGGTTTCCGGCAACTGATGCACTTCGATGACGACGACATCTCCACGGAATACAGCGCCCTGATGAGCAAGGTCATGAGCGACGGGCGCATCAAATTTCCCATCAACGAGCCTGCAGATGGAAAACGCAAGAGCCAGATTGAAGAGTACCTGGATTACTACATGACCCCCGGAGTGCAACACCTGGCCCTGATCACCAGGGACATCCTGGGCACCGTGCGCAAACTGCGCGACAACGGCATCGAGTTCCTGCGGGTTCCAGACGCCTATTATGATGCCCTCCCAGAGCGGGTGGGCCAGATCAAAGAAGACATGGACACCATCCGGGAACTCGGGATTCTGGTGGACCGGGACGATGAAGGCTACCTGCTGCAGATCTTCTCCAGACCTGTGCAGGACCGCCCCACCGTGTTTTTCGAGATCATTCAGAGACATGGGTCCAGAGGCTTCGGGAAAGGCAACTTCCAGGCCCTCTTTGAAGCGCTGGAAATCGAGCAGGACCGCCGCGGAAACCTCTGA
- a CDS encoding homogentisate 1,2-dioxygenase: MAYYHRMGQIPHKRHTQFRKPDGKLYREEVMGLEGFSGIQSILYHHFLPPRIVETEYLGDAKVEYLPYGAIRHRAFQTKTFEAGGDALSSRKVLMGNSDVTLSVARPTGSMEYFYRNAQAFEVWYTHEGEGVLETQFGNLSFSGGDYLVIPFGTTWRMKLHSPQARFFVIESGSQIVPPRRYRNEYGQLLEHAPYCERDFRAPEELITHTEKGEFEVRVKVRDGLSRHVLDHHPLDVVGWDGYLFPYAFSIHDFEPITGRIHQPPPVHQTFQADAFVVCSFVPRLFDYHPQGIPAPYNHSNVNSDEVIYYCDGNFMSRKGIDRYDLTLHPSGLPHGPQPGATEASIGAKETLELAVMVDTFRPLEIARDAIDFEKTGYQNSWMEGDGE; this comes from the coding sequence ATGGCTTACTACCACAGGATGGGGCAGATCCCCCACAAGCGCCACACCCAGTTCAGGAAACCAGACGGCAAACTCTACCGGGAAGAGGTGATGGGTTTAGAGGGCTTCAGTGGCATTCAGAGCATCCTCTACCACCACTTCCTCCCTCCCAGAATTGTTGAAACCGAATACCTCGGAGATGCAAAAGTCGAGTATCTGCCTTACGGTGCCATAAGGCACCGGGCGTTCCAGACCAAGACCTTTGAAGCGGGAGGGGACGCCCTCTCTTCCCGCAAGGTCCTGATGGGCAACAGCGATGTGACCCTCAGCGTGGCCCGACCCACCGGATCCATGGAATATTTTTACCGCAATGCCCAGGCTTTCGAGGTCTGGTACACCCACGAAGGGGAAGGGGTGCTGGAAACCCAGTTCGGGAACCTCAGCTTTTCAGGCGGAGATTACCTGGTGATTCCGTTTGGGACCACCTGGAGAATGAAACTCCATTCTCCCCAGGCCCGTTTCTTCGTGATTGAATCAGGGTCGCAGATTGTGCCCCCCAGACGTTACCGCAACGAATACGGGCAGCTTCTGGAACACGCCCCTTACTGTGAACGGGACTTCCGGGCACCCGAAGAACTCATCACCCACACCGAAAAAGGCGAATTCGAGGTGCGCGTCAAAGTCAGAGACGGCCTGAGCCGCCATGTGCTGGACCACCACCCTCTGGACGTGGTGGGCTGGGATGGGTACCTGTTCCCTTATGCCTTCTCGATCCATGACTTTGAACCCATCACAGGGCGCATCCACCAGCCTCCACCCGTGCACCAGACCTTCCAGGCAGATGCTTTCGTGGTGTGTTCTTTCGTGCCCAGGCTCTTTGATTACCACCCCCAGGGCATCCCTGCCCCTTACAACCACAGCAACGTCAACAGCGATGAGGTGATCTATTACTGTGACGGCAATTTCATGAGCCGCAAGGGCATTGACCGCTACGACCTGACCCTGCACCCCAGTGGTCTGCCCCACGGACCCCAGCCCGGAGCCACCGAAGCCTCCATTGGCGCGAAAGAAACCCTGGAACTGGCCGTCATGGTGGACACCTTCAGGCCCCTGGAGATTGCCAGAGATGCCATCGACTTTGAGAAAACCGGATACCAGAATTCCTGGATGGAGGGGGACGGGGAGTGA
- the fahA gene encoding fumarylacetoacetase, with protein sequence MTNFYPLPINETHDVTLQSWVETANGHPDFPIQNLPYGVFSLDGGARRIGVAIGDHVLDVSALEGVFAREVEEAFRQPTLNAFIRLGRACWQDTRMKLSEMLRDDFDSPFEYSPHLYPQSEVQMHLPFRIGDYTDFYAGIHHATRVGSLFRPDNPLMPNYKHVPIGYHGRSSSIVVSGTSIRRPVGQILPDPQQPPIFAPSRRLDYELELGFVVSGGNALGDTISIEEAREHLFGVVLLNDWSARDIQAWEYQPLGPFLSKNFATSLGPWVVTFEALAPYRTPAYPRAAADPAPLEYLQDERDRMLGGLDIHLTVSLQAQSMTDPVQISEGQATDLYWTPAQLLAHHSCGGCNLNAGDLLGSGTISGPEQTQAGCLLELTMGGRDPLQLPSGETRRFLEDQDEVVFSGWCEKEGFARIGFGSCSGVILPAKTSETLATLKP encoded by the coding sequence ATGACGAACTTTTACCCTTTGCCCATCAACGAAACCCATGATGTGACCCTGCAAAGCTGGGTCGAAACCGCCAATGGTCATCCTGATTTTCCCATCCAGAACCTGCCTTATGGGGTGTTCAGCCTGGACGGAGGCGCAAGACGCATTGGTGTGGCCATTGGAGACCATGTGCTGGATGTCTCTGCTCTGGAAGGTGTGTTTGCCAGAGAGGTGGAGGAGGCCTTCAGGCAACCCACCCTCAATGCTTTCATCCGGCTGGGACGGGCCTGCTGGCAGGACACCCGAATGAAGCTCAGCGAGATGCTGCGAGATGATTTTGACAGTCCCTTTGAGTACAGCCCTCACCTTTACCCCCAGTCTGAAGTGCAGATGCATTTGCCGTTTCGGATCGGGGACTACACGGATTTTTATGCTGGGATTCACCATGCCACGCGGGTGGGAAGCCTGTTCAGGCCAGACAACCCCCTGATGCCCAACTACAAGCATGTTCCGATTGGGTACCATGGGCGTTCTTCCAGCATCGTGGTCAGTGGCACTTCAATCAGAAGACCTGTGGGGCAGATCCTCCCTGACCCACAACAACCTCCCATTTTTGCCCCCAGCAGACGACTGGATTACGAACTGGAGCTGGGTTTTGTGGTCTCGGGAGGCAATGCTCTGGGAGACACCATCAGCATCGAGGAGGCCCGTGAGCACCTTTTCGGGGTGGTGCTGCTCAACGACTGGAGTGCCCGTGACATCCAGGCCTGGGAGTACCAGCCTCTGGGACCCTTCCTGTCCAAGAATTTTGCCACCAGCCTTGGTCCCTGGGTGGTGACTTTTGAAGCGCTGGCCCCTTACCGAACCCCTGCCTACCCCCGTGCTGCAGCAGATCCAGCCCCTCTGGAGTATTTGCAAGACGAGAGGGACCGTATGCTGGGAGGATTGGACATCCATCTCACGGTTTCCCTGCAGGCCCAGAGCATGACAGATCCGGTGCAGATCTCAGAGGGTCAGGCCACCGACCTGTACTGGACCCCTGCACAGTTGCTGGCCCACCACTCCTGTGGAGGCTGCAACCTGAATGCAGGAGACCTTCTGGGAAGTGGCACCATCTCTGGCCCTGAGCAAACTCAGGCAGGATGCCTGCTGGAACTCACCATGGGTGGCAGAGATCCTTTGCAACTGCCTTCTGGAGAAACCCGGCGTTTCCTGGAAGACCAGGACGAAGTGGTGTTCTCTGGCTGGTGTGAAAAAGAAGGCTTTGCTCGCATTGGCTTTGGGAGCTGTTCGGGTGTGATCCTGCCAGCAAAAACCTCAGAAACCCTTGCTACCCTGAAGCCATGA
- a CDS encoding DUF6882 domain-containing protein produces the protein MTFKTTFGINVQDQYPQQVQDFIDGSLEGLRMQTAAHHNLWKIGEADRWNVNLNVGEIVWTFQDGTMVTAQIQVVGTYTPQDSTFMWAWENPSIPEALCEHAMKVKAYGEEHGVQDFKDPEVFCSEEEGWAFAAVACRLAEANGVYRGNAAGTLVFMTFGEVQISRT, from the coding sequence ATGACTTTTAAAACCACATTTGGGATCAATGTGCAGGACCAGTACCCACAGCAAGTGCAGGACTTCATTGATGGCAGCCTGGAAGGGTTGCGGATGCAAACCGCAGCCCACCACAACCTCTGGAAGATCGGAGAGGCAGACCGCTGGAACGTGAACCTGAATGTTGGAGAGATCGTCTGGACGTTTCAGGATGGCACCATGGTCACGGCCCAGATACAGGTGGTGGGCACCTACACCCCGCAGGACAGCACCTTCATGTGGGCCTGGGAAAATCCTTCCATTCCCGAAGCCCTCTGTGAGCACGCCATGAAAGTCAAAGCTTATGGTGAGGAGCATGGCGTGCAGGATTTTAAAGACCCTGAAGTGTTCTGCTCAGAAGAGGAGGGCTGGGCCTTCGCAGCAGTCGCTTGCCGTCTGGCAGAAGCAAACGGCGTGTACCGGGGCAACGCTGCGGGAACCCTGGTGTTCATGACCTTCGGAGAGGTGCAGATTTCTCGGACCTGA
- a CDS encoding MFS transporter, with amino-acid sequence MTESDPRTLTPNNPENALNYPAFRWLMAATVGSSLASRALAVVLGFQIYQITKSPLALGWLGLWEALPAVGLALFGGYFADQHDRKRILLVTRGASVVCAVMFAVLSGSIETLGLTGLYALVFIAGIARGFGDPAASAFETQVVPMKAYINASSWLGSAWQACSIIGPALGGLAYDWLGAKGTYVLIAALFMVSWLGILMIRPTGKVAARVREPIGQSIKNGVKFVWNDKVLVGSMALDLFAVLFGGAVALLPVFANDILHVGAKGLGFLVAAPSVGALLVMLWATRRPPVENAGRTLLLCIAGFGLSIIVFALSKNFYLSLVALAFSGAFDGVSMVIRRAILRLRTPDHLRGRVASVSLLFIGSSNEIGAFESGMAAHLLGTIPSVWIGGIVTLLVVAFTAATVPELRTLHLRAKNDTE; translated from the coding sequence ATGACTGAATCTGACCCCAGAACCCTGACCCCCAACAATCCCGAAAATGCCCTGAATTACCCTGCCTTTCGCTGGCTGATGGCTGCAACAGTGGGTTCCTCCCTGGCCAGCCGTGCTCTGGCCGTGGTGCTTGGATTCCAGATTTACCAGATCACCAAAAGCCCACTTGCTCTGGGATGGCTGGGTTTGTGGGAAGCCCTTCCTGCCGTGGGGCTGGCCCTGTTCGGAGGGTATTTTGCAGACCAGCATGACCGCAAACGCATCCTGCTGGTGACCCGGGGGGCTTCGGTGGTTTGCGCTGTGATGTTTGCGGTGCTGTCCGGGAGCATTGAAACGCTGGGTCTGACCGGACTGTACGCCCTGGTGTTCATTGCCGGGATTGCCAGAGGGTTTGGCGATCCCGCAGCTTCTGCCTTTGAAACCCAGGTGGTCCCCATGAAGGCCTACATCAATGCCTCCTCCTGGCTGGGCAGTGCATGGCAAGCCTGCTCGATCATCGGTCCAGCGCTGGGCGGTCTGGCTTACGACTGGCTGGGAGCAAAAGGCACCTACGTGCTGATTGCTGCACTGTTCATGGTGTCCTGGCTGGGGATCCTGATGATCCGACCCACCGGAAAAGTGGCAGCACGGGTGCGTGAACCCATCGGGCAGAGCATCAAAAATGGGGTGAAGTTCGTCTGGAACGACAAAGTTCTGGTGGGCTCCATGGCCCTGGATCTGTTCGCGGTGCTGTTCGGAGGGGCTGTTGCGCTGCTGCCGGTCTTTGCCAACGACATCCTGCATGTGGGCGCAAAAGGGCTGGGTTTCCTGGTGGCTGCGCCTTCCGTGGGCGCTTTGCTGGTGATGCTGTGGGCCACCAGACGGCCTCCCGTTGAAAATGCCGGGCGCACTTTGCTGCTGTGCATTGCTGGATTTGGCCTCTCCATCATTGTTTTTGCCCTCTCCAAAAACTTTTACCTGTCGCTGGTTGCCCTGGCTTTCAGTGGGGCTTTCGATGGGGTCAGCATGGTGATTCGCCGGGCCATTCTGCGGCTCAGGACCCCGGACCACCTGCGCGGACGGGTCGCCTCGGTGAGTTTGCTGTTCATCGGGTCTTCCAACGAAATCGGGGCTTTTGAGAGTGGCATGGCCGCCCACCTGCTGGGGACCATTCCTTCGGTGTGGATTGGGGGGATCGTGACCTTGCTGGTGGTGGCTTTCACTGCAGCCACCGTGCCTGAACTGCGCACCCTGCACCTGAGGGCCAAAAACGACACCGAATAG
- a CDS encoding transporter substrate-binding domain-containing protein, giving the protein MKKSLLALSLLLFSAAHAELLDTVKARGTLKIALEGTYPPFNYRDEKNQLVGFDVDIAKELAERLGVKPEFITTEWSGIIAGLQAGKYDVIVNQVSITPERQKILDFSKPYIVSSAQLIIRKGDPRRFKTLADLKGKKLGVGLGSNYYDMAKAIGGIDLKTYQAAPDTLRDLSLGRIDAALNDSLLLAYLTVKTRLLVKGAAQIGEATYMGIPFQKNNPKFAAALNKAIDDIKNDGTYLKISKKWFGKDVSKAPKDQ; this is encoded by the coding sequence ATGAAAAAATCCCTGCTGGCCCTCAGCCTCCTGCTCTTCAGTGCAGCCCACGCAGAACTTCTGGACACGGTCAAAGCCCGTGGAACCCTCAAAATTGCCCTGGAAGGCACCTACCCGCCTTTCAACTACCGCGATGAAAAGAACCAGCTGGTCGGTTTCGATGTGGACATTGCAAAAGAACTGGCCGAACGTCTGGGCGTCAAACCCGAATTCATCACCACCGAATGGAGCGGCATCATCGCTGGCCTGCAGGCCGGAAAATACGATGTGATCGTCAATCAGGTGTCCATCACCCCTGAGCGCCAGAAAATTCTGGATTTCTCCAAACCCTACATCGTTTCCAGTGCCCAGTTGATCATCCGCAAAGGAGATCCCCGCAGGTTCAAAACCCTCGCAGACCTCAAAGGCAAGAAGCTCGGGGTGGGTCTGGGAAGCAACTACTATGACATGGCAAAAGCCATTGGTGGCATTGACCTGAAAACCTACCAGGCTGCACCGGACACCCTGCGCGACCTGAGCCTGGGACGCATCGACGCCGCACTGAATGACAGCCTGCTGCTGGCTTATCTGACCGTGAAGACCCGTCTGCTGGTCAAGGGAGCTGCCCAGATCGGAGAAGCCACCTACATGGGGATTCCCTTTCAGAAGAACAACCCCAAATTTGCCGCAGCCCTGAACAAAGCCATTGATGACATCAAAAACGACGGCACCTACCTGAAAATCAGCAAGAAGTGGTTTGGCAAAGATGTCTCCAAAGCCCCCAAAGACCAGTAA
- a CDS encoding aliphatic sulfonate ABC transporter substrate-binding protein — translation MKKQFLAALSLIALGSIAHAEDVVFKIGYQKGGLPVALKSLGWLDTAAKQGIKFEWYLFPAGPQLLEAERAGAIDFGSTGDTPSIFALAAGTPIRYVGITKNTDPKGSAILVPKDSPIKSIKDLKGKKVALQRGSAAHYLIQLALQEEKLDLNDVEIVNLPPAEARGALEGKAVDAWVIWDPFYAIAQAGGNVRVIRDSKGLIDGVGYWITVDRVLKDPGKKKALAYLLSELNRTAIWANKNKDKLVDLWFEDLGIPRDILKTVLLRSGDYNITAFPNSQLKYLQKEADTFYQLGVLPNKLNLTSEVIGKVPFSKNLSATGK, via the coding sequence ATGAAGAAACAGTTCCTTGCTGCCCTTTCCCTGATCGCCCTTGGTTCCATCGCCCATGCCGAAGATGTTGTGTTCAAAATCGGATACCAGAAAGGCGGTCTGCCCGTGGCCCTGAAGTCTCTGGGCTGGCTGGACACCGCAGCCAAACAGGGCATCAAATTTGAATGGTACCTGTTCCCTGCCGGACCCCAGCTTCTGGAAGCCGAACGTGCTGGAGCCATTGATTTTGGTTCCACGGGAGACACCCCCAGCATCTTCGCTCTGGCTGCTGGCACCCCCATCCGTTACGTGGGCATCACCAAGAACACCGATCCCAAGGGAAGCGCCATTCTGGTGCCCAAAGATTCCCCCATCAAGAGCATCAAGGACCTGAAGGGCAAAAAAGTGGCCTTGCAACGCGGCTCTGCTGCCCACTACCTGATCCAGCTTGCCCTGCAAGAAGAGAAACTGGACCTCAATGACGTGGAGATTGTCAATTTGCCCCCCGCTGAGGCCCGAGGTGCCCTGGAAGGCAAAGCTGTGGACGCCTGGGTGATCTGGGACCCCTTCTACGCCATTGCACAGGCAGGTGGAAACGTGCGGGTCATCCGGGACAGCAAGGGCCTGATTGATGGGGTGGGGTACTGGATCACGGTGGACCGGGTGCTCAAAGATCCCGGCAAGAAAAAAGCCCTGGCCTACCTGCTTTCTGAACTCAACCGCACGGCCATCTGGGCCAACAAGAACAAAGACAAACTGGTGGATTTGTGGTTTGAGGACCTGGGCATTCCCAGGGACATCCTGAAAACTGTGCTGCTGCGCTCCGGGGATTACAACATCACCGCTTTCCCCAACAGCCAGCTCAAGTACCTGCAAAAAGAAGCAGACACCTTCTACCAGCTCGGGGTGCTGCCCAACAAGCTCAACCTGACCAGCGAAGTCATTGGCAAGGTGCCCTTCAGCAAAAACCTGAGCGCAACGGGCAAATAA
- a CDS encoding LLM class flavin-dependent oxidoreductase has protein sequence MTTQTAKNVPEIFWFIPTGGDGRHLGSSNQKRTNDFHYLKSVAQAADSLGFDGALLPTGYGCEEAWITASALAPLTHNLKFLVAVR, from the coding sequence ATGACCACTCAAACTGCCAAAAACGTTCCAGAGATTTTCTGGTTCATTCCCACCGGCGGCGATGGCCGTCACCTGGGCAGCAGCAACCAGAAACGCACCAACGATTTTCACTACCTCAAGAGCGTCGCCCAGGCCGCAGATTCCCTCGGCTTTGATGGTGCACTCCTCCCCACCGGGTATGGTTGTGAAGAAGCCTGGATCACTGCTTCTGCTCTCGCTCCCCTCACCCACAACCTCAAATTCCTGGTCGCCGTCAGA
- a CDS encoding aldo/keto reductase: MSKRKLGTLEVSPLGLGCMGMSQSYGTTDDAESFRTLDHALDHGINFLDTADVYGPHTNEELLGKYLQGKRDQVVLATKFGIHRTPTEHFGINGKPEYVKQAIEGSLKRLQTDFIDLYYLHRVDPNTPIEDTVEALAELVQAGLIRHIGLSEVSPGTLRRAHAVHPITAVQSEYSLWTRDPEDGLLATLRELGVGLVAYSPLGRGFLTGAFQSPEDFEPTDNRRNHPRFQGENFYKNLDLAQRIQDFAREKGATPAQVALAWVLAQGQDIVPIPGTKRVKYLADNLGSLSVQLTQAELDELDRIAPLGIASGDRYPDMSSINR, translated from the coding sequence ATGAGCAAACGCAAATTGGGCACACTTGAAGTCAGTCCGCTGGGCCTCGGCTGCATGGGCATGTCCCAGTCTTACGGCACCACCGACGATGCAGAATCTTTTCGCACCCTGGATCACGCCCTGGACCATGGCATCAACTTTCTGGACACTGCAGATGTGTACGGCCCACACACCAACGAAGAACTGCTGGGCAAATACCTGCAGGGCAAACGCGATCAGGTGGTGCTCGCCACCAAATTCGGCATTCACCGCACCCCCACCGAACACTTCGGCATCAATGGCAAACCCGAATATGTGAAGCAGGCCATCGAGGGCAGCCTGAAACGCCTGCAGACCGACTTCATCGATCTGTACTACCTGCACCGTGTGGACCCAAACACCCCCATCGAAGACACTGTGGAAGCCCTGGCCGAACTGGTGCAAGCTGGACTGATCCGTCACATTGGTCTGTCAGAAGTGTCTCCTGGGACCCTCAGGCGTGCGCATGCAGTGCATCCGATCACCGCCGTGCAAAGCGAATACTCCCTGTGGACCCGTGACCCCGAAGATGGACTGCTGGCCACCTTGAGGGAACTGGGCGTGGGTCTGGTGGCCTACAGCCCACTGGGACGCGGCTTCCTCACCGGAGCCTTCCAGAGCCCCGAGGATTTTGAACCCACCGACAACCGCCGCAACCACCCCCGCTTTCAGGGCGAGAACTTTTACAAGAACCTCGATCTGGCCCAGCGCATCCAGGACTTTGCCAGAGAGAAAGGGGCAACCCCGGCGCAAGTGGCGCTGGCATGGGTGCTGGCACAGGGGCAGGACATCGTGCCCATTCCCGGAACCAAACGGGTCAAATACCTCGCTGACAACCTCGGCAGCCTGAGTGTTCAGTTGACACAAGCTGAACTGGACGAACTGGACCGCATTGCACCTCTGGGCATTGCCTCAGGAGACCGCTACCCGGACATGAGCTCCATCAACCGCTAA
- the pcp gene encoding pyroglutamyl-peptidase I produces the protein MRVLLTGFEPFGGEQINPSWLAVQRVPELLPDLDIVCHQLPTVFGAALQELRVAIEDHHPQVVICTGQAGGRVSISLERVAINLMDARIPDNAGQQPLDEAIFEDAPSAYFTTLPIKRLRQRLAREGIPAEISYSAGTFVCNNVFYGLMHDLQLHFPGVIGGFVHVPYLPEQVASRGWEPSMSLSTIVKALAVLAEECSKNPEDIAASGGNIC, from the coding sequence ATGCGTGTTTTGCTTACAGGCTTTGAACCCTTCGGCGGGGAACAGATCAACCCCTCCTGGCTGGCCGTCCAGCGTGTCCCAGAACTTCTTCCAGATCTGGACATCGTGTGCCACCAGCTTCCCACCGTTTTTGGGGCAGCCCTGCAAGAACTGCGGGTCGCCATTGAGGACCACCATCCCCAGGTGGTGATCTGCACCGGACAGGCCGGAGGCAGGGTGTCCATCAGCCTGGAACGGGTGGCCATCAACCTGATGGATGCCCGCATCCCCGACAACGCAGGCCAGCAACCCCTGGATGAGGCCATCTTTGAAGATGCCCCCAGTGCCTACTTCACCACCTTGCCCATCAAGCGGCTCAGGCAGCGCCTGGCCCGGGAAGGCATTCCTGCAGAAATCAGCTACTCAGCAGGCACTTTCGTGTGCAACAACGTGTTTTATGGCCTGATGCACGACCTGCAGCTGCATTTTCCGGGTGTGATCGGAGGCTTTGTCCACGTTCCCTACCTGCCCGAACAGGTGGCCTCCAGAGGCTGGGAACCCAGCATGTCCCTCTCCACCATCGTGAAAGCCCTGGCGGTGCTGGCAGAAGAATGCAGCAAAAACCCCGAGGACATCGCTGCCTCCGGGGGAAACATCTGCTGA
- a CDS encoding GspH/FimT family pseudopilin, whose protein sequence is MTLLEMLTVLGILAVALLIMGLRTSPDRMLLVRAGNELQVFLQKNRLEAIKRNTPVVLHFEAAGIQSCLDADHTGSCSSHNHLDRWETAPYRGLQYQENLPTDLVWTPEGFPAQTGTGFAAGSIVLSKKGRTLKVILASGGRIRQEMMP, encoded by the coding sequence GTGACTTTACTTGAAATGCTCACGGTGCTGGGCATCCTGGCCGTGGCCCTGCTGATCATGGGATTGAGAACCAGTCCAGACCGCATGCTGCTGGTCCGGGCAGGCAATGAACTGCAGGTTTTTCTGCAAAAAAACCGGCTGGAAGCCATCAAGCGCAACACACCTGTGGTGCTGCATTTTGAGGCTGCAGGCATCCAGAGTTGCCTGGATGCAGACCACACTGGCAGTTGCTCCTCGCATAACCATCTGGACCGCTGGGAAACCGCCCCTTACCGGGGCCTGCAATACCAGGAAAACCTGCCCACCGATCTGGTCTGGACCCCGGAAGGCTTCCCGGCACAGACCGGAACAGGCTTCGCTGCAGGCAGCATCGTGCTGAGCAAAAAGGGCCGCACCCTGAAAGTGATTCTGGCTTCCGGGGGACGAATCCGGCAGGAAATGATGCCATGA